CCGCTCTCGGACGGGGCCTCGGCCGTGCTGCTGGCAACCGAGGAGTGGGCCAAGGAGCGCAACCTGCCGGTGCTGGCGTACCTGACCCTCTCCCAGACGGGGGCGGTGGACTACGTGCACGGCGGCGAGGGCCTGCTGATGGCACCCGCGTACGCGGTGCCGCGGCTGCTCGCCAAGGCCGGGCTCACCCTGCAGGACTTCGACTTCTACGAGGTGCACGAGGCGTTCGCCTCCCAGGTGCTGGCCACCCTCAAGGCATGGGAGGACCCGGACTTCGCCAAGGAGAAGCTGCACCTGGACACCCCTCCGGGGGCGATCGACCGGGCGAAGCTGAACGTGAACGGCTCCTCGCTCGCCGCGGGCCACCCCTTCGCGGCCACCGGCGGCCGGATCGTCGCCACCCTGGCCAAGCTGCTGCACGAAAAGGGCTCCGGGCGCGGGCTGATCTCCATCTGCGCCGCGGGCGGCCAGGGGGTCACCGCGATCCTGGAACGCTGACGGGCGCCCGGGCGGTCGACACTGTGTAGCCGGCCGCGGTCAGCCGTAGTCAGCTCAGGGAGAACTCCGGGTTATTCCGGAGGACAATTGTCGGTGGTCACGCCTAGCATGCCCGCATACTTCTGAAGGGGGTATGACATGGGCCGGCCCGACAACGATGTTGCGGTGCGTGCACAAGGTCTGGTGAAGACCTATGGCTCGACCAGGGCGCTGGACGGGGTCGATCTGGAGATCCACTCCGGGCAGGTGCTCGGGCTGCTCGGGCCGAACGGCGCGGGGAAGACCACGACCGTGCGGATCCTGGCCACCCTGCTGAAACCGGACGCGGGCAGCGCGCGGATAGCCGGGCACGACGTGCTGGCCGAGCCGGACGCGGTGCGGCACGCGATCGGGCTGTCCGGGCAGTACGCCGCGGTGGACGAGAACCTGACCGGGGCCGAGAACCTGTACATGGTCGGCAGGCTGTACGGCAAGAAGAAGTCCGCGGCCAAGGCACGGGCGCGGGAACTGCTCGCCCGGTTCCGCCTCGAGGAGGCCGCCGACCGGCCCGCCAAGGGGTACTCCGGCGGCATGCGGCGGCGGCTCGACCTCGCCGGGGCCCTGGTCGCCGAGCCGACCGTGGTGATCCTGGACGAGCCGACCACCGGGCTGGACCCGCGCGGCCGGATCGACATGTGGGACGTGATCAAGGAGCTGGTCTCGGACGGCACGACCGTGCTGCTCACCACCCAGTACCTGGAGGAGGCCGACCAGCTCGCCGACAACATCATGGTGATCGACAAGGGCAGGGTGATCGCCCAGGGCACCGCGGACCAGCTCAAGGGCCAGATCGGTGGGGAGCGGCTGGAGCTGGTGGTGGCCGCGGCCGAGGACCTGCCCGCGACCGCGCGGGTGCTGGCCGAGGTCGGCAGCGGCACCCCGGCTGTGGACGAGCACACCCGCAAGGTGGACGTGCTGGTGGACACCGGGCCCAAGGCCCTG
The sequence above is drawn from the Amycolatopsis aidingensis genome and encodes:
- a CDS encoding ATP-binding cassette domain-containing protein; the protein is MGRPDNDVAVRAQGLVKTYGSTRALDGVDLEIHSGQVLGLLGPNGAGKTTTVRILATLLKPDAGSARIAGHDVLAEPDAVRHAIGLSGQYAAVDENLTGAENLYMVGRLYGKKKSAAKARARELLARFRLEEAADRPAKGYSGGMRRRLDLAGALVAEPTVVILDEPTTGLDPRGRIDMWDVIKELVSDGTTVLLTTQYLEEADQLADNIMVIDKGRVIAQGTADQLKGQIGGERLELVVAAAEDLPATARVLAEVGSGTPAVDEHTRKVDVLVDTGPKALIEALRRLDGQNVVVQDVALHRPTLDDVFLSLTGHATEEELPA